The DNA sequence GAGACCCTCATCGACTACTCGTTCGAGCAGAAGCTCACCTCGAGGAAGCTCGCGCTGGAGGAGGTCTTCGCGCCCAGCACGCTGGATCTGTAGGGCGCCCGGACACGGGCACACCGGAACGCGCGACTCACCGGCAGCGCAGGATCATCCCATGGAAACCGCCATCTTCGGCAATACCGGCGAGAGACTATCGCGCATCGGACTCGGCTGCTTCTCCATGTCGGGGGCGTACGGCGCGGCCGATGACGCGGAATCCATCGCTACGATCCAGCGGGCCATCGATCTCGGCGTCACGCTGCTGGATACTTCCGCCAGCTACGGCCAGGGGCACAACCACCGGCTCATCGGCCAAGCCCTCAAGGGCGGGAAGCGCGACAAGGTCTTCATCCACTCCAAGACCGGCACCATCCGCGCCAACGACGGCGCGTCGGTAGCCCAAGGCAGCGGCACGCCCGACCGGTTGCGCGAGATCTGCGAGACCAGCCTCGGGAATCTCGGCATCGAGACGCTGGATGCGTTCTGCCTGTCCCGCGTGGATCCCACCGTACCCATCGAAGAGTCGGTGGGCGCCATGGCCAGGCTGGTGGAGGACGGCAAGACACGCTTCATCAGCCTGTCTGAAGCCGCGCCCGGCACCCTGCGCCGAGCCATGAAGGTGCATCCACTGGTGTCGCTGCAGTACGAGTACTCACTGTGGACCCGGGACGTTGAAGGTGGGCACCTCCAAGCGTGCGACGAGCTGGGACTGGGGTTGATGGCCTACGCGCCGCTCGGATACGGCTTCCTGGCCGGGACGGTGGGCGGCCGCGGCGCGCTGGAGGACGGCGACACGCGCCACAAGTTCCCGCGCTTCTCGGACGAGAATGCCGCCG is a window from the Deltaproteobacteria bacterium genome containing:
- a CDS encoding aldo/keto reductase; its protein translation is METAIFGNTGERLSRIGLGCFSMSGAYGAADDAESIATIQRAIDLGVTLLDTSASYGQGHNHRLIGQALKGGKRDKVFIHSKTGTIRANDGASVAQGSGTPDRLREICETSLGNLGIETLDAFCLSRVDPTVPIEESVGAMARLVEDGKTRFISLSEAAPGTLRRAMKVHPLVSLQYEYSLWTRDVEGGHLQACDELGLGLMAYAPLGYGFLAGTVGGRGALEDGDTRHKFPRFSDENAAANRARVAAIRRVAGTHGATPAQICIAWVLAQGGNVFPIPGCKRRTHLEENLKALDVTLTAEDLAALDAAFPPGAAAGDRYPPDGMARVNL